DNA from Intestinimonas massiliensis (ex Afouda et al. 2020):
TCGCCAACCAGGGGCTCTACCGCCTTCTGCGGCTGGCCGACCACCTGGACTTTCTGGAGCGGGACGACGCCTCCCTTTACCGCCCCGCCCCCATGGACCTGGCCGGGCTGTGCCGGGAACTGGGGCGCGAGATCTCCGGCGTGGCGGCGGCCGCCGGGTACGGCTTTGCGTATGAATCCGAGCTGGCCAGTCTGCTGACGCTGGGGGACCCCTCGCTGCTGCGCCGGATGCTGCTGGCCCTGCTCTCCAACGCCATGAAGGCCGCGGGCCCCGGCGGGAAGCTGGGCCTCCGGCTGGCCAGGTCCGGTCAGCGGGCCGTCCTCACCGTGTGGGACGGAGGAAACGGCCTTGCCGAGGGAGACCTGTCCCTGCTGTTCGGGGGGGAGCCCGACGGCGGCCGGGCCGGGACCGGGCTGGGCACGGGTCTGGAATCGGTACGGCGTATCGCCGCGCTCCACGGCGGCAGCGTCATGGTAGCGAGCCGGGAGGGCGACGGCCTGCGGGTCGTGGTCTCCCTGCCCATTCGTGACACCGCCGGGATGTTCCTTCGCGCGCCGGCGGCCTCTTACGACCCCTCTGGAGGCTTTTCACCCCTGTTGCTGGAGCTCTCGGATGTGCTTCCCGCCGAGCTCTACCGTCCGGAGGACGTGGAGTAGCCCCCCTACAACCGCCAAAGAGGCGGGCAGCAAATGCTGCCCGCCTCTTTTTCATCGAATCAGGTTGAGATATCCCCGCTTCTCCCGGGGCTCCACGGGGATCTGTGCCCGGCCAAGAGCCACCGCCTGGAGCAGCCAGGCCATGTTCTTGCCCAGGGCCCGGAGGTAAACCTGTCCCTCGGTATCCCGCTCCACATCGCCGGGCTTGAGGCCGTAGACCAGCGGCCAGTTGGTGGTGGAGGGAAGAAACATCTCGGCGCAGTTGAGGTACCGCTGGAGGCAGTCCAGCGTGGTGCGCCCGCCGGGCCGCCGGGCCACGGCCACCGCCGCGCCCACCTTGTACCGGAAGGCGCCGCCGCAGTTGTAGTCTCCAGCGAAGAACACCCGGTCCAAAAAGGACTTCATGGGGCCGGGCACGTCGCCGTAGTAGGTGGGGGCCCCCAGCAGGACTCCGTCCGCCGCCCGGATCTTCTCAATGGCGGTGTTGACGCCGTCTTCCGGCAGCACGCACCGGCTATCCTTGTTTCTGGCGCACTGGTTGCAGGCTGCGCAGCCGCGGATGGGCAGATGGCCCACCTGAACGATCTCAGCCGTGATCCCGGCGGCTTCCAGTTGCTCGGTGACGGCCCGCAGGGCGGCATAGGTGTTTCCCTTTTCGTGGGGGCTTCCGTTAAATGCGATGACATGCATGGCGGAGGTCTCCTTTCTGTCCGGGGCGCCGTTCATTCGATGACGCCGAAATCCTGGAAGGGCAGCAGCACGAACCGCGCCCGGCCCAGCACATACCGCACATCCACCGTACCTAAGCGGGGGTCCCGGCTGTCGGAGGACTTGTTGCGGTTGTCGCCCATGACAAAGATGGACCCCTCCGGCACCTCCACATGGGTGGCGTAATCCGGGGGCAGCTCGTACATGGCCTCGTTGATATAGTCCTCCTCCAGCGCAACCCCATCCACGGCGACGGTGCCGGCGGCATAGTCGATGTCCACGGTCTGCCCCCCTACGGCGATGACCCGCTTGACAATGGGTTGGGCCATAAAGGATTCTTTGGTCAGCACCACGATGTCCCCCGGCTTGGGCTCGTAGCCGATGGATTGGAGCAGCAGCATATCCTTGTCGTGGAGGGTGGGCACCATGGAGGAGCCCTGCACCCCGATGACCCGGCCCACAAAGGTAAAGAGGAGGATGAGGCTGACCAGGGCCATGACCAGGGCCTGGAGCCAGAAGTACAGGTCCACCTTGAAGGCGTCGCCGCCGCTCAGGTTCTCCTCCCGGCCCTCAGGCGGCCGTTTTTGTTCTTCAGACATGGGTATCAACTCCCCGCGGAACACATTCATAATTGGAGTACATTATACGGCATCCCGCGCCGGAATGCAAGGGAAGGCGCCCGTGGTCCGCGGTATTTCCACCTCAGCCCCGCCCCTCCCGCCACGCCGCCTCCCGGCCGTGGCAGGTAAACAGCAGCACCTGCCGCCCCCGGGCGTATTCCTCCAGGGTCTCCAGGGCCAGGGCCATGCGGCCGTCGTCAAAGTCGGCCAGGGCGTCGTCCAGCACCAGAGGAGCCGGATCGGCGGCCGGCAGGGCCAGGTCGCACACCGCCAGGCGTACCGCCAGGTAGAGCTGGTCCACGGTGCCCCGGGACAGGCTGAGG
Protein-coding regions in this window:
- a CDS encoding sensor histidine kinase — protein: MSPVAFEVAQLFDGFPEPVLILRDREVRYRNPAAERLFPALRDRATLPEDLSALLPECEAPAVVTARIGGGNYRLSVQNTSLGALVILRSAPAAAAASSERLSRYLRQQTAGLAAALQRLGADPEGLDPARQVRYLSIANQGLYRLLRLADHLDFLERDDASLYRPAPMDLAGLCRELGREISGVAAAAGYGFAYESELASLLTLGDPSLLRRMLLALLSNAMKAAGPGGKLGLRLARSGQRAVLTVWDGGNGLAEGDLSLLFGGEPDGGRAGTGLGTGLESVRRIAALHGGSVMVASREGDGLRVVVSLPIRDTAGMFLRAPAASYDPSGGFSPLLLELSDVLPAELYRPEDVE
- a CDS encoding flavodoxin family protein, yielding MHVIAFNGSPHEKGNTYAALRAVTEQLEAAGITAEIVQVGHLPIRGCAACNQCARNKDSRCVLPEDGVNTAIEKIRAADGVLLGAPTYYGDVPGPMKSFLDRVFFAGDYNCGGAFRYKVGAAVAVARRPGGRTTLDCLQRYLNCAEMFLPSTTNWPLVYGLKPGDVERDTEGQVYLRALGKNMAWLLQAVALGRAQIPVEPREKRGYLNLIR
- the lepB gene encoding signal peptidase I, encoding MSEEQKRPPEGREENLSGGDAFKVDLYFWLQALVMALVSLILLFTFVGRVIGVQGSSMVPTLHDKDMLLLQSIGYEPKPGDIVVLTKESFMAQPIVKRVIAVGGQTVDIDYAAGTVAVDGVALEEDYINEAMYELPPDYATHVEVPEGSIFVMGDNRNKSSDSRDPRLGTVDVRYVLGRARFVLLPFQDFGVIE